The following are encoded in a window of Brevibacillus ruminantium genomic DNA:
- the zapA gene encoding cell division protein ZapA, whose protein sequence is MQGDGKNRLTVDIYGQQYRLSGKASVNHIRMVAGFVDDKMNEIGTGNHRLDTAKIAVLAAVNIADEYFRLRTEYEALLKMLQEDANET, encoded by the coding sequence GTGCAGGGTGACGGGAAGAATCGGTTGACGGTTGACATATACGGGCAGCAGTATCGCTTGAGTGGAAAGGCAAGCGTGAACCACATTCGCATGGTGGCCGGGTTCGTTGATGATAAAATGAATGAGATTGGAACAGGCAACCATCGTCTGGATACGGCCAAAATCGCTGTACTTGCCGCAGTTAACATCGCAGACGAATACTTCCGGTTGCGAACCGAGTACGAAGCGTTGCTGAAGATGCTTCAGGAAGATGCAAACGAAACCTGA
- the larE gene encoding ATP-dependent sacrificial sulfur transferase LarE, which translates to MNKEALVEAAKKLSLTEKNEKLGTILQEMGSALVAFSGGVDSTFLLARAVEVLGDSAIAVTAASETFPTREFEAAKQLAKQLGARFVTTEVRELENPNFVSNPVNRCFYCKDGLYEHLGELALQNEWNAVICDGANMDDLGDYRPGRVAAVQRGVRSPLQEAGFYKDEIRQLSKEMGLSTWNKPSFACLSSRVPYGSTITLEKIDQIDRAEGYLMSLGFHQVRVRHHDTIARIEISPNEFELLLQHRDQIDRTLREIGFKYVTLDLFGYQTGSMNAVLQTDVKQTHG; encoded by the coding sequence ATGAACAAAGAAGCGCTGGTTGAGGCAGCAAAAAAGCTGTCTCTGACAGAAAAGAATGAAAAACTAGGCACGATTCTTCAAGAAATGGGCAGCGCCTTGGTTGCCTTTTCAGGAGGTGTGGACAGCACCTTTTTGCTTGCACGCGCCGTCGAGGTGTTGGGGGATTCGGCGATTGCGGTGACGGCCGCTTCGGAGACATTTCCGACCAGGGAATTCGAAGCCGCCAAGCAACTCGCCAAGCAGTTAGGTGCCAGATTTGTCACGACGGAGGTTCGTGAACTGGAAAATCCGAATTTTGTTTCGAATCCGGTCAACCGCTGCTTCTACTGCAAAGACGGCTTGTATGAACACTTAGGTGAGTTGGCTTTGCAAAATGAATGGAATGCAGTGATTTGTGATGGCGCCAATATGGATGATTTGGGGGATTACCGCCCAGGCCGCGTAGCCGCTGTTCAACGCGGTGTACGCAGTCCGCTTCAGGAGGCTGGATTTTACAAGGATGAGATCAGGCAACTGTCCAAAGAAATGGGGCTTTCGACCTGGAACAAACCTTCCTTTGCCTGCCTTTCCTCGCGAGTACCCTACGGCTCCACGATCACCTTGGAAAAGATCGACCAGATCGATCGGGCAGAGGGCTATCTGATGAGCCTGGGCTTTCATCAGGTGCGTGTCCGGCATCATGATACCATTGCGCGGATTGAAATCAGTCCGAATGAGTTTGAACTATTGCTCCAGCATCGTGACCAGATTGACCGCACGCTGCGGGAGATTGGATTTAAATATGTGACGCTTGACCTCTTTGGTTACCAAACGGGCAGTATGAACGCAGTACTGCAGACGGATGTGAAACAGACACATGGATAA
- the pheS gene encoding phenylalanine--tRNA ligase subunit alpha gives MQTRLQEMKQSALAQLGQVAEAAQLQELRVKYLGKKGELTELLRGMGSLIPEERPVVGQLVNEVRTALEDAFANKQASLEEAALTAKLTSQSIDVTLPGRPVQAGTMHPLSRIIEEIEDIFIGLGFDIAEGPEVELDHFNFEMLNLPKDHPARDMQDSFYITEEILMRTHTSPVQARTMLKKEGKAPVKIICPGKVYRRDDDDATHSHQFTQIEGLVVDKGIRMSDLKGTLLTFARQMFGANQQVRLRPSFFPFTEPSAEVDLQCFKCGGEGCRVCKQTGWIEILGSGMVHPRVLQMAGYDPQEVSGFAFGMGVERIAMLKYGVEDIRHFYTNDVRFLNQFNRS, from the coding sequence GTGCAAACGCGGTTACAGGAAATGAAGCAATCCGCCTTGGCCCAGCTCGGCCAGGTCGCGGAGGCAGCGCAGCTGCAAGAGCTGCGTGTGAAATATCTAGGAAAAAAAGGAGAGCTGACAGAGCTGCTGCGTGGCATGGGCAGTCTCATCCCGGAAGAAAGGCCAGTGGTAGGGCAACTGGTCAATGAAGTACGAACTGCACTAGAGGACGCCTTCGCAAACAAACAAGCCTCCCTGGAGGAAGCGGCGCTCACGGCCAAGCTGACGTCCCAATCCATTGACGTGACCTTGCCGGGCCGCCCTGTGCAGGCAGGAACGATGCACCCTCTCTCCCGCATCATTGAGGAGATCGAGGATATTTTCATCGGGCTGGGCTTTGATATCGCTGAAGGGCCAGAGGTAGAGCTGGATCATTTCAACTTTGAAATGCTCAATCTGCCCAAGGATCACCCGGCTCGCGACATGCAGGATTCTTTTTACATCACCGAGGAAATCTTGATGCGTACCCATACGTCACCCGTACAGGCGCGCACCATGCTGAAAAAAGAAGGCAAAGCGCCGGTGAAAATCATCTGTCCGGGAAAAGTGTATCGCCGCGATGATGACGATGCGACTCACTCCCACCAGTTCACGCAGATCGAGGGACTTGTCGTAGACAAAGGCATTCGCATGAGCGATCTCAAAGGGACGCTGCTTACTTTCGCCCGTCAGATGTTCGGAGCCAATCAGCAGGTCCGCCTACGTCCGAGCTTCTTCCCTTTCACGGAGCCGAGTGCAGAGGTTGACCTGCAGTGCTTCAAATGCGGCGGAGAAGGCTGCCGCGTCTGCAAACAGACAGGCTGGATCGAAATTCTCGGGTCGGGCATGGTGCACCCGCGCGTACTGCAAATGGCTGGCTACGATCCGCAGGAGGTCAGCGGCTTTGCCTTTGGTATGGGCGTAGAGCGAATCGCCATGCTGAAATACGGCGTAGAAGACATTCGCCATTTCTATACAAATGATGTCCGGTTCTTGAACCAATTTAACCGATCCTAG
- the pheT gene encoding phenylalanine--tRNA ligase subunit beta: MKVSYQWLSEYVDLHDITPHELAEKLTRSGIEVDAVESRNAGVSKVVVGYVKEKSKHPDADRLNVCIVDAGQGEDLQIVCGAANVDRGQKVPVALVGAKLPGDLQIKRSKLRGVESQGMICSAKELGLNDKLLAKDQQEGIMVLPEDAEVGMDAVSYLGMDDHVLELGLTPNRSDCLSMLGVAYEVAAILGRDVIFPEIAIVENGGQNPVQVEIEAKDECYRYEGRHFTDAKITSSPQWMKNRLMAAGVRPINNVVDVTNYVMLEYGQPLHAFDANMVKDRSIVVRLAEEGEKLVTLDDQERLLDSQTLLIADRQKGLAIAGVMGGANSEITPETKEIILEAAWFTPQTVRSTSKKLGMRTEGCVRWEKGVDQARVVEAGERAAYLIQQLSGAKVSKGIAEAVVQEPTPAVVTITLEKINQHLGTSLTADEVTPIFQRLQFAYEQNGNQWVVTVPTRRGDITLPEDLVEEVARLHGYDNIPTTLPEGMTTQGQLTHDQKIRRTIRHHLIGAGLNEAISYALVHPEKAEEVAGLHRTTVKPIALAMPMSEEHSVLRTSLIPSLLATVSYNKNRQNHNVAIFELGRVFLSEEANLSQLPEERLYLAGALTGQWFKTNWMAQSQVVDFYLVKGLIESLLTRLGIAGAEYRAVSTLAGMHPGRTAEIWVGDKHLGYLGQVHPATEKAYDLSETYVFQFDAEELIRAAAPVGHYHPLPKHPAVTRDLALVANRDLPAHTLEAVIRKAAGDLLESLTLFDVYTGDRIASDKKSMAFSLVFRHPERTLQDEEVQELTQAVVEALKNEAGAELRM, from the coding sequence ATGAAGGTATCATATCAATGGTTGTCGGAATACGTGGATTTACACGATATCACCCCCCACGAGCTGGCGGAAAAGCTGACCCGCAGCGGGATTGAGGTAGATGCGGTGGAATCCCGCAACGCTGGTGTTTCCAAAGTCGTGGTCGGCTATGTAAAGGAAAAAAGCAAGCATCCTGATGCAGACCGGCTCAATGTGTGCATCGTCGATGCAGGGCAGGGAGAAGACTTGCAAATCGTCTGCGGAGCAGCCAACGTTGACCGGGGACAAAAGGTGCCGGTAGCCTTGGTCGGAGCAAAATTGCCAGGCGACCTCCAGATCAAGCGCTCCAAACTGCGCGGAGTGGAGTCGCAAGGGATGATCTGCTCGGCGAAGGAACTGGGACTCAACGACAAGCTGCTGGCCAAAGATCAGCAAGAAGGCATCATGGTGCTGCCGGAGGATGCAGAGGTAGGCATGGACGCGGTTTCTTACCTGGGCATGGATGACCATGTGCTGGAGCTGGGACTTACTCCAAACCGCTCCGATTGCCTCAGCATGCTGGGTGTCGCATATGAGGTCGCGGCGATTCTCGGCCGGGATGTCATTTTCCCGGAGATTGCAATCGTGGAAAACGGCGGGCAAAATCCGGTTCAGGTGGAGATCGAGGCAAAAGACGAATGCTATCGATACGAGGGGCGTCATTTTACGGATGCCAAAATCACCAGCTCGCCGCAGTGGATGAAAAACCGCCTGATGGCTGCCGGTGTTCGTCCGATCAACAACGTGGTGGACGTGACCAACTATGTCATGCTGGAATACGGACAGCCGTTGCACGCCTTTGACGCAAACATGGTCAAAGACCGCTCTATCGTGGTAAGGCTGGCAGAAGAAGGCGAGAAGCTGGTCACGCTGGACGATCAAGAGCGCTTGCTGGACAGCCAGACTCTGCTGATTGCCGATCGGCAAAAAGGCCTGGCAATCGCCGGTGTCATGGGCGGTGCCAACTCCGAAATTACACCGGAGACCAAGGAGATTATCCTGGAGGCAGCCTGGTTCACGCCACAGACTGTTCGGAGCACGTCCAAGAAGCTCGGTATGCGCACAGAAGGATGCGTACGTTGGGAAAAAGGTGTCGACCAGGCGCGCGTGGTGGAAGCTGGCGAGCGGGCAGCTTACCTGATTCAGCAGCTTTCCGGAGCCAAGGTTTCCAAGGGGATTGCAGAAGCCGTGGTTCAAGAGCCGACACCAGCAGTAGTGACGATCACGCTGGAAAAAATCAACCAACATTTGGGTACCTCCCTGACAGCTGATGAGGTAACGCCGATTTTCCAACGTCTCCAGTTCGCATATGAACAAAACGGCAATCAATGGGTAGTGACCGTGCCGACTCGCCGTGGAGATATCACATTGCCGGAAGATCTGGTCGAAGAGGTAGCTCGTCTTCACGGCTACGACAATATCCCGACCACTCTTCCAGAGGGAATGACAACGCAAGGACAATTGACGCATGATCAAAAGATTCGCCGAACTATTCGCCATCACCTCATTGGCGCGGGGCTGAATGAAGCGATTTCGTATGCGCTGGTCCATCCGGAAAAAGCAGAAGAGGTGGCCGGCTTGCATCGTACAACGGTCAAGCCGATCGCACTGGCCATGCCGATGAGCGAAGAGCACAGCGTTCTGCGCACCAGTCTGATTCCGAGTCTGCTGGCAACCGTCTCTTACAACAAGAACCGGCAAAACCATAATGTCGCCATCTTCGAGCTGGGAAGAGTCTTCCTGAGTGAGGAAGCCAACCTGTCCCAACTCCCTGAGGAGCGCCTTTACCTGGCGGGTGCATTGACTGGGCAATGGTTCAAAACCAACTGGATGGCGCAGTCGCAAGTCGTTGACTTTTATTTGGTAAAGGGTCTGATTGAATCCCTGCTTACCCGTCTCGGCATTGCGGGAGCAGAGTACCGGGCAGTCTCCACACTGGCGGGCATGCACCCGGGCCGTACCGCCGAAATCTGGGTGGGTGACAAACATCTGGGCTATCTGGGGCAGGTCCATCCGGCTACCGAAAAAGCATACGATCTGTCGGAAACCTACGTCTTCCAGTTTGATGCAGAAGAGTTGATCCGTGCAGCCGCTCCGGTTGGCCATTACCACCCGCTTCCGAAGCATCCTGCCGTGACCCGCGACCTGGCACTCGTAGCAAACCGCGACCTGCCAGCCCATACACTGGAAGCTGTGATACGCAAAGCAGCGGGTGACCTGCTGGAATCCCTGACGCTGTTCGATGTGTATACAGGCGACCGGATTGCTTCCGACAAAAAGAGCATGGCCTTCTCCCTCGTTTTCCGTCACCCCGAGCGGACCTTGCAGGACGAAGAGGTGCAGGAGCTGACACAGGCTGTCGTAGAGGCGCTGAAGAACGAAGCGGGCGCCGAGCTCAGAATGTAA
- the larB gene encoding nickel pincer cofactor biosynthesis protein LarB → MDNLKTILQDLQAGKLDLDQAAELIQGSSRLDYATLDLDRKRRTGFPEVVYGAGKSAEQLVGIFSRLREHQELVLATRVSEEQAEAVQSCWADVQYVKEARMLISAKTPLEPVREGYVAVVAAGTSDWPVAQEAAWTVRCFGSEARVIADVGVAGIHRLFQRLDEIRGASVIICIAGMEGALASVLAGLVDKPVIAVPTSVGYGANLGGIAALLTMLNSCANGVSVVNIDNGFGAGYLAGMIHRQSASS, encoded by the coding sequence ATGGATAATCTGAAAACGATTCTTCAAGATCTCCAGGCGGGCAAACTTGATCTTGACCAGGCTGCCGAACTGATTCAGGGAAGTAGTCGGTTGGACTACGCTACACTTGATCTGGATCGAAAGCGCAGGACCGGTTTTCCAGAGGTTGTATACGGAGCAGGGAAAAGCGCGGAACAGTTAGTGGGCATATTTTCCAGGCTGCGAGAGCATCAGGAGCTGGTACTGGCCACGCGGGTCAGCGAAGAACAGGCGGAAGCGGTACAAAGCTGCTGGGCGGATGTACAGTATGTCAAAGAGGCACGGATGCTGATCAGCGCAAAAACACCCTTGGAACCAGTACGTGAAGGCTATGTGGCGGTTGTCGCCGCAGGAACTTCAGATTGGCCGGTGGCGCAGGAGGCTGCCTGGACTGTCCGCTGCTTTGGCAGCGAGGCCAGAGTGATTGCGGATGTAGGCGTGGCAGGAATCCATCGACTGTTTCAGCGTTTGGATGAGATACGGGGAGCCTCCGTCATCATCTGTATCGCAGGTATGGAAGGAGCGTTGGCCAGTGTATTGGCTGGTCTGGTGGATAAGCCTGTGATTGCGGTTCCTACCAGCGTGGGATATGGAGCCAATTTAGGCGGAATAGCCGCCCTTCTGACTATGCTCAACTCATGCGCGAATGGTGTATCCGTAGTCAATATCGACAATGGCTTTGGTGCCGGGTATTTGGCTGGAATGATCCACAGACAGAGTGCATCTTCATAA